In Halarcobacter bivalviorum, a genomic segment contains:
- a CDS encoding VTT domain-containing protein encodes MKLLIKSILILATIFTATLLIIKFSGVLTVQDIKEIFATLKSQPSYILGGLIVLLLFVDLFIAVPTMTIIILAGYFIGFELAVLYTFIGLFSASITGYLLSRKHGKKILDKLSSDEQQKMEMTELFNKYGVLVLILSRAVPMLPEISSCLAGTCKMSFKRFFFAWSLGTIPYLCVIAYAGSISNLDNPMPAIYAALGVTFVFWLLWLIFMKRNKIKLRA; translated from the coding sequence ATGAAACTATTAATAAAATCTATTTTAATTTTAGCTACTATTTTTACAGCTACACTTCTGATAATAAAATTTAGTGGAGTATTGACAGTTCAAGATATAAAAGAGATATTTGCAACTTTAAAATCTCAGCCTTCATATATTTTAGGTGGATTAATAGTATTACTTCTTTTTGTAGATTTATTTATTGCTGTTCCAACTATGACAATAATTATTTTAGCAGGATATTTTATTGGTTTTGAGTTAGCTGTACTTTATACTTTTATAGGTCTTTTTTCTGCTTCAATTACAGGATATTTATTATCAAGAAAACATGGTAAAAAGATTCTTGATAAACTTTCAAGTGATGAGCAACAAAAGATGGAGATGACAGAGCTATTTAATAAATATGGTGTTTTAGTTTTAATTCTTTCAAGAGCTGTTCCTATGCTTCCTGAAATCTCGTCATGTTTAGCAGGAACTTGTAAAATGTCTTTTAAAAGATTCTTTTTTGCTTGGTCTTTAGGGACAATCCCTTATTTATGTGTTATTGCCTATGCCGGTTCTATTTCAAATTTAGATAATCCAATGCCAGCAATTTATGCAGCTTTAGGTGTAACTTTTGTTTTTTGGTTGTTATGGTTAATTTTTATGAAGAGAAACAAAATTAAATTAAGAGCTTAA
- a CDS encoding LysE family translocator, translating into MTLLAVFIPTFFIVSITPGMCMTLALSMGMSIGLKRTFFMMYGELIGVGLVASASVIGVATIMLKYPTIFLVLKYGGGAYLIYLGIQMWMSKGKMAINLDECSFNVSKKSLALQGFLTAIANPKGWAFFIALLPPFIDKNLELAPQLSVLLAIILLLEFMCLIIYATGGNTLRRLLQNSNNVRLINKIAGIMMIGIGIWLASS; encoded by the coding sequence TTGACACTTCTTGCTGTATTTATTCCAACTTTTTTTATTGTTTCAATTACACCAGGAATGTGTATGACTCTTGCTCTTAGTATGGGAATGAGTATTGGACTTAAAAGAACATTTTTTATGATGTATGGTGAATTAATTGGTGTTGGTCTTGTAGCAAGTGCTTCGGTAATTGGAGTAGCTACAATAATGTTAAAATATCCAACAATATTTTTAGTTCTAAAGTATGGTGGTGGAGCTTATTTAATCTATTTAGGTATTCAAATGTGGATGTCAAAAGGGAAAATGGCCATAAACCTTGATGAGTGTAGTTTTAATGTTTCTAAAAAAAGTTTAGCATTACAAGGTTTTTTAACTGCAATAGCAAATCCAAAAGGGTGGGCTTTTTTTATCGCTTTATTACCTCCTTTTATTGATAAAAATTTAGAATTAGCACCACAACTTTCTGTATTACTTGCAATTATTTTATTATTAGAGTTTATGTGTTTAATTATATATGCAACAGGTGGAAATACTCTAAGAAGACTTTTACAAAATAGTAATAATGTAAGATTGATTAATAAAATTGCTGGAATTATGATGATAGGAATAGGAATTTGGTTAGCTTCAAGCTAA
- a CDS encoding glycosyl transferase translates to MNFFKYIKAVGTGPKSNRDLTKEEIIEAIQGILEQKCENEQAAAFLMLLRVKLESEDELAGCLQAFEKYIKRDNIPESIELGFSYDGKTNQPYLFPLYGKILKEFFEKNNQIKPLDIVISGDYCQPAKEGLTVKDIATNIELEDNIHFFDRKDYFKELSDLTELRKKLYMRTVFNTTEKLLNPANSKYAITSAFHKPYVEKYTTLFASNYKNFLVLKGNEGTPEVFSNFKYWVKENGKIEEKSVDLKQLNINYTRKFENITLEQAIAFIQNPDKETMKLAKLNVAILLFAAKRVGSINEAYNMLVEEKKGFLSFFKNLFS, encoded by the coding sequence AAGAGATAATAGAGGCAATTCAAGGGATTTTAGAACAAAAGTGTGAAAATGAACAAGCTGCAGCTTTTTTAATGCTTTTAAGAGTAAAGCTAGAGAGTGAAGATGAGTTAGCAGGTTGTTTACAAGCTTTTGAGAAATATATAAAAAGAGATAATATTCCTGAATCAATTGAGTTAGGATTTTCATATGATGGTAAAACAAATCAGCCATATCTTTTCCCTTTATATGGAAAGATATTAAAAGAGTTTTTTGAGAAAAACAACCAAATCAAGCCTTTAGATATTGTAATTAGTGGTGATTATTGTCAACCTGCAAAAGAGGGGCTTACAGTAAAAGATATTGCTACAAATATAGAATTAGAAGATAATATACATTTTTTTGATAGAAAAGATTACTTTAAAGAGTTATCTGATTTAACTGAACTTAGAAAAAAACTATATATGAGAACAGTTTTTAATACAACAGAAAAACTATTAAATCCTGCAAATTCAAAATACGCGATTACTTCAGCTTTTCATAAACCTTATGTAGAGAAATATACAACTTTATTTGCAAGTAATTATAAAAACTTTTTAGTATTAAAAGGAAATGAAGGTACACCTGAAGTTTTCTCTAACTTTAAATATTGGGTTAAAGAAAATGGGAAAATTGAAGAGAAAAGTGTTGATTTAAAACAGTTAAATATAAACTATACTAGAAAATTTGAAAATATCACACTAGAACAAGCTATTGCTTTTATTCAAAATCCAGATAAAGAGACTATGAAATTAGCTAAGCTAAATGTTGCAATTTTACTTTTTGCTGCAAAGAGAGTAGGTTCAATAAATGAAGCATATAATATGTTAGTTGAAGAGAAGAAAGGATTTTTAAGTTTCTTTAAAAACCTATTTTCATAA